From the genome of Phlebotomus papatasi isolate M1 chromosome 2, Ppap_2.1, whole genome shotgun sequence:
ATTTGTTGTAattaaaataggtgtgattatgaaggaatcgcaccaagaaaaaagatttttgtgaaagttcatgaaaatattTACAGCATTTTAAGTTGTGCAATTTAGTATAGATTATACAAATTGCCTTCTAACAACTACcataaatttctttcttttgtttAATGCCTTTCTCGATGAATTCTTTCAGTTTTATGATCTTTTATTTAATTGGAAAGACTTATCTAAAGAGATTTGCTTCTTTTCCAGATTGACCATTAAAGCTGGCTGTCCTATGAATTTGGAGGATTTTCCTATGGACGTTCAGAGATGTCCTTTGAAATTTGGCTCATGTAAGTAGCAAATTATTACGTTTTTATTAAATCACCTTGGcgcatacaaacatttttcgtataAGATAATAAAATTAACTTAACGAAGCTTtgattgaaattgaataaatttcgaATAAGCCCTCCTCTAAAGGAAAGTTGCTCAGAATTTAACTCTGTTATGGGAATCACATGTGGCACAAGGAATGTGTCTCGAAATCCTTTTAAATTGGAACTCCTGCTCCAGAATTAATTTCCTGAGGATTAAATTGTCTTACAAGGTGCTCTATCGACAGCATATCCATGCCAATCCCCCTCAAAGTCAAAGATGTGATATCTgtcatatttgaaaaaaagaatccTCACACGTGATGACAAATATCCCGAAGTAAAAATAGGAGAGGAGGATGAATTCCATATCTCCTTAGAATGAATTTGTTACTTTTAATTTACATACTCAACCAAATGGTTTCAGGATTGCAATGGAGGATTTTCATATGTAGAAGTGTTCTGCAtggaaaattcattattttgtgCTTTCTAATGCAAATCCGCCTTCCAGTTGGATATACCACAGCGGATGTCGTCTATCGATGGAACCAAAAGCGTCAGGTGGCAATTGCAGAGGATATGAAGCTCTCACAATTCGATTTAGTGGATTGTCCTGCTGAAAATGTCACAGACACAGTTCTTCACGGAGACACAGCTAATCATTCGGCACACAAGACATACGTCGGTAAGTCTACTaactgaaaattgttttttttttttaatatatgacATTCTATCTTTTTCGTCATATTTCGCGTCAAAATTGACAGTGACAAAATATTTAACGAAACTTTAGTTAGAATTTTGAATACTTAACAGCCTCTTCATGAATTTTCCTCTgcttataataaaatatatttcagtgacacaaattCAGACATTGCATCGATAGTTTAATGATGTATTCGCAACTTGTATTCATGATATTTGCAAACATGGCATAAGTCGCAAATccctttttgtgaagttttgaGTTTGGATCTCGTGAAGAATGGACTCAGTGTCGTTTCAATACATGATGCTATAGAAATTGCATTATAATCCGATTATAGAAGACAGATTCCCATGAAGAAAAAGAGGATTATAGTCACAAAATGCGCGTGGAAAAGGATGTATAAGTCGTCACAAAAATCTTGTAAAAACTCCAAGAAGTTTTTCACTTGGCTAAATAACTTTTTGAGGCCAGGaaattgacaaacttttaattcTTCACGCTTTATATTTTTGTGCTGAACAAGATTAGTTGTGCCACAAAGGTCCCTTCATAAGAAAACCATTTCGTGTCCATAAAACTCATTGCACTTTCAAAGTGTTGAGAGGTTTTGGTCAAAGTGAGTAAAAGTATTTTTACCACAGAAACAAGAGGAAATCTTCCCAAGTGATTTCTCTATTCTTAAATATCATAAATGCTATGAGCTATCTTCCGcaatataattattaaaaattattagtttttattttggaattcgATAGTTGCATCGAcaattgtcgtatctgcattatTCGATGAATTTGACAACACAAACATCGTCAGAAGATTCTCTTCTAATCTTACTATACACAACAAAAACTTTTTGGTTGTCAAGTCCGGCATATAAGTCAATTTAAGTCGCCTCGCAAGTCATCGTTTGTTTATCCGTGTCGTTAACACATTgagtacttaataagtatttaataagtaggggagagtggggcaaaaagtcacaaatggaaaatttcaaaattcaatatcatccatcaaagataaaaaaagatatcaacttaaaattttttccagagATAGCCTCCgttgaccttcttcaatgtcgtaagtttcctagaattcgagcaaggaatttagaaaataaaaaatattgaaatttttagccctgtttttgaaataatttctttacagcagatatcatttttacctattttattttcaaaattgatgcactggtgaatatttcctaaataatttggattctttgaatacgaagccgctatctattttagaattttacaaagattcttatcTCCAGAAataccttttattaaaaatgaccacttggggtaaaaagtaacaagaggtatggagcaaaaagtaagaaaaaccgaaacattttatgatgtctcacggcaaaaaaaacgtcaatgccatgtgtcgccgcttgttgtttgcattggtcaaacgatttgcaattttttgtgttttttctaaaattagcttaaaaagagcttttctcgttcagatagagaaaacgctgTTTTTCAAAGGTATAGCTgaaaaaatttcctttgaaaatatgttatctaggtattttttttaaatttacgaaagcccgttataaagcaaatcaaattgtgataatatcccatgcttggtactattttccccagcatttttgagaatggtcacaaaattaccttttagaaaacagctcgataaatgtatttccttacaaaatagaggaaaatgactttcacaatattgtagagcggtaaatttcctataaaactgcgcaaattagaaatttctggggccctcgagtagtttgtaaaaaaataaaatatcgtttttgtgactttttgccccagtctcccctacttaataagtacttaatttaatgcaacgccttaattttaaataatggtAAAACTCCATAATTATAAACGAAAGactagaaataaataaataaacaatgcGAAATTTGGTAATAACATAGATTTTTTTAAGAGTAGGCAAATACAAATGCATTTGTGTATACCCTACCTACAGAACCTAcaacactttaaatttttataatagaGAATATTCGGCAAGCCCTTATGAAATAATTTAGCACcgtcaaggggtaactcattcccattttttctgacaagggatTCTCGTTTCTCTTGTTTCGCGATGgaaaaattgcgtttttcgggtttcgcaatgtaaaaaggggtggcaaagcatcccaggctttgcgaaatgctcgaactcgtgatttagatgctatacctcaaaagtactttcgcatcatttatcgtttacaggtactcaaccgatttgaatcgattcataaatcactcaatagattcctcaaaatattgtttaaaaagtaataaaaattatattcgaacaaaaattacttatcggtaaataaccggttcattacaggttcacaaccgatttgaaccgacttataaatcacccaatatattgcccaaaatacacctcaggagtaattgaattgaatttcgtataaaaattatttatcggttatgaaccggttcaataccgattcaaaaccgattggaaccggttcagttttgtcggaaattccaagacctttccaacgagcccagaAATgacccattcgcttgataaatgcactctctagtgtctttttaatctttgaccttgaaaaaccgttattaggaatgatttaacgctattttcgtctaaggacgaaatgtccgcctgcgtaatctctaaaacatatccaaaaatgaaaaaaatcgcacgacgcgttttcgagcaatcccaaaaaaaacatggttttggagggcaAGGGAAGGGGTgcgggaaaatgagggacatgttaacgatcTTTGGGCCGACTTATTAGGGGGCCTTAGGcaccaagtcgctatctctaacctcTAATCGCTATCTCTAAagctgatgacagccggacggacaggcggacagatggacaaacagcgtgacgccaaaaaactcgaaacttcagatttccaaaattctaccaaaatacgactccttaggggtaaggagtcgaaatataactcaaaatcgagggattatatactgctctctgcgtagagttcgagcagtaaaattgggtttctcgcgTTTCACGATGCTGAAAGTTGGTTTcttcaatttttgggtttctcgggtttcgcgataaAAAAATTGGGGTtttcggacaattgacgagggtttctaaATATGACTTACCCCCTCCGGCTGTTCGGTAAGTTTTCTTTTAACTCTAGCTACAATAGCACTTAAGAATAATCTTCATCGATCCGAAATACCATTTCCAATGGGTAAACACCATCTTTATGtgatagaattaaagaaaagcttacaaactgCAGGTACGCAAAGTTATACCCGGAGCCCGGTGGACAGTCACccgcataggggaatgttggcatggttcgcacagaatgaaccttcgaacaacgcaaattttctttttgtttgcaaagagctagttcgtcatttcttagccataagatagataattattaagatcatgaaacgagatgagaaatggtaggtcagctccttgcaaacaaagagaaaattcgcatcgtttgaaggttcactctgtgcgaaccatgcctacattcccctacaggatCAATAACTTACCAAAAATTTAGTCCCATCTCTTTCACTAATTGGATAGGTCTTTTAGAAGTATTCAAAGTTTGAAAGGTTTTCAAAGGTTTCAGTTTTTCAAAGAGTATAATGAGGCTAAAATGTCTTTTGAGATTGAATCTTTATTTACCTTGTAGATAAATTCCATCcctttttatttccaaagaCGAATAATCGAGGAATGTGAAGTTCCTTTCACTTAATCACTCTGAGTAAATGAAAATTCTGCGTGAAGAATTTCCCAGGAGTCTCATAAAAAAGAGAATGTCGGTGAATTAAGCAAAATATTGACGCAATTTGGTCGCGTGGGTGGTACAAACTCCAGGGATATGAAAATTAATGTGGCAGGAAGTTTCAACATTTGTTGGAAAATCCTGAATTGCATATTGTCCTTTTGATTCCCTGGACACTCTGTACTTTTGTGCTGCAAATCGTTGGGCATTGTTCTGGTACTTTACAACCAACTATACTTTGTGTAACAATGAGAAAGAGTGAATTTGGATGCGTGTTTATTCACAGCTGAGTATTCCATGCTGCTGGTGAATTTCCATCTGCAAAGACACATGGGTAACTTCCTCATTCAGGTCTATGGACCATGCATCCTCCTCGTGGTGCTCTCCTGGGTGTCCTTTTGGCTCAACAGAGAGGCTACAGCTGATAGAGTATCGCTTGGGATCACAACAGTACTTACAATGACTTTTCTTGGTTTGGAAGCACGCACAGATCTGCCCAAGGTGCCCTATCCGACAGCTTTGgattttttcgtatttctctccTTTGCATTTATCTTTGCAACGATTCTTCAGGTGAGTTCACATATTTCTGATTTTGATTGATTCcttcaatattattaataaattttacggAAATATATTCAATTATCTCACGATATACACTTTTGAatctcatttaaaatattttcttgcgATAGCTTTCAggcattcaaaattatttacaatttttgtaaaaactaattctgtttttattatttttatggttttttttaaatttcttattagtttTTGTGAATATACACCAAATGCTATAAAGTTCAATGAGAATTAATTTTAGGCCACGACCAAATCAAaacctaaaagaaaatattcaatttaaatattgtaaaatattagtgatgtaatttaaaaaaaaaacagtatcgGCAGATATAAAATCTGGATGTACTAAGAAATGTTAAGATCAAATCCCAAATATAGAGCAATATATTTTAGATAAGATTGGATATAAATAAATgacgttttaaatttaaaaaacaaaagctaaacttttaaaaatctaaattaaattcactgttctatttttttactgaccaaatttatattttacgaTTGAAACAcgtgttggttttttttttaattcttcgatATTTTTTGGTAATAATCCGGAAAAAAAtcatccatatacgaaaatatccgACTATGTACGGCCTGATGGAGTGCAATATCTTGTGAAAACGGAGTAAGaccttttttcgctttttttcaatttcccgaaacgttgtagcgaataaaaattgaaagaagcgaaaaaaggttttactccgttttcaccagatattacgaaaatatcgttcatTTATTCCCTAAAATGGTTTTTGAAGTTAAAGAGTGATACAAGCACTAAGGAACGCAATTTAACCAATTTGGTCAGTTTGGGATCTATTAGACAGATCTTGGAATCCCTGATAAACCTGAGCCGAATACATTATTTTCGGAACGGGTAACTgataagcattttttgttcaaaaatcaaTTGTGTTACTTCTGAGCTGATTTGGGTGATATGTGGAGTGATTTAAGAACTGGTTATGAAATTAACCAAAACAAATAATCCAGTGGGAAAACAGAATTTTAACGAAGTGATTGTATTCGTTTCCGTAACGCATTACCCCTAAGTTAAAGTTAAAGAACATTAATATTGAGACACTAATTTTATCGAGCCTTTTACAAAGCTTTTAGAAAAACATTTTAGCCGTCACCCAAGTCTAAATAAGTAAATTCAGCAGTTTACTTGGTGCAAGAAAGTATCAAGCCTAAATAGAAAGTCAACTAATTCTCGTTTTATTCTGTTGACCATGTCAATATTTTGAAGGAGTTTAAGAAAAAATCTCGGAAGCCAAAATTGTGAAcgccaaaatcacaaaaatccaaaaatcccgaacgccaaaattccgaagggatcgaaatcccgaatatgCCAAAAAggcagaaaagccaaaatcatgaatGAGCCGAAAACTCGAATAATCCTCTCGAAAATCCCTAAAAACGCAAAATACTGAATAGGCCAAGATCCAGAATGGTTCGATATTCCGAATGAGCCATAATTGAAGCGGTCGGAGCAAAACAACTCTAAGTCGTTTTTTTATCCCCCCCCCCCTTACCCTTgatataggtctgaagcctatcgACTTATTAAagctctaagtcgtatgcatttccctattaaaatagcgtttttctgctctgagctcctcaattccgaaaagccaaaatccctaaaacctAAATGCCGAATTcttaaccctttgaggacgaatgggacaccggtgtcccaaaaacgaaaACAAGCTTTTTGACTAGAGAAAGTCATTTTGTTCTCTAAACTCCAAAAAtccgtttttatttttgggacaccggtgacccattcgtccttataaagagttaaaagtgtcatagctactcacACGATTGCATCCGTGCTTGTTGCAGGCGTTGCATACAATTTTTTCTGTCTTGTGAGAAATTATTCCgcacataataataataattattattattattataatggtggcacaacgctCCATATAGAGGAATTAGGCCTTCCTGCAAAgagagttcggaacatccattactactttttcttatacgggatgagattgtcagacCCGTGTCTcttggaatcaagtgcagtgaagcttactggatgcaatccgaactccgaacacctttaacgctagaaaaattcctagtgacttaaaggggattcgaacccgggacacttgcatcatagaacaaGTGCTCTATACCATTTGATCTATTGAGTGTCCAATTGACTGAGGAATACGACCTACAAAAAATGCttaatctttaaatttgaaaaaccaAAAGTATATTATCCTCCGAATAATTTCGTCCCTTCCATGACTTTGaccattcaaaattttggctttcgcgattttgattttctggattttgaccttttttggattttcccaTTTCGGAATGTTGCCTTtattggattttggctttctggatattgccttttcgggattttggcttttggcattgttgttttcggaatttttgctcTATTAGAACTtcggcttttcgagattttattttttcgaaattttcgcaTTACGAGATTTTGCCATTTCGGAATTTCGGTCCATTCTGAATTTCGGGAGTTTGGTCTAGATTTTGCATCTCGATTCAACTTAATTTGCTCGTAATTCTTGCATTATTTACGTGAGATTTATGaattatacatttttcaatcaattgtCTTTAGGGAAGAACTATCCATTAGGTTTATTGTCTCCATgtaaaaatgattgaaaaagtAAACGCTTGATATAACTCCTTTTCTTGAGTGTTGATGCAGTTATCGCTGTGagaatcattgaaaaaaatcaactggTTTATCATAAGTGATaagggggcgtggtctaaaataATTCTGAGGATAATCAGGAAATTCAATTGTATCCAATTATTCTGCGATTATTAAAAAATCGTCAATCAGTTCGCAGTTGTTCACTACTTCACCAAGTATGGATCTGGCGAGTGTTACTTCAGTGCTGAAGACTTCAATACGGACTCAGAGACAGAAAGTGAAGACGAAACGACACCTTTGAAGGCAAATGGGGCTAAAGGGAAGCAAACATCAACTGTTAATGTATCCAATGGCGCGAATATGTTTGAAGTTATCCCATTATCAGTTTGTTCGATTCCAACTACACCAACTAAAACCACTCGACGATCTTTCTTAGAGATTTTATGCTGCAGAAAAACAATTGATAAGGACACGATTTACACTATGACACCGAGTACTGCAGGAACAggttattttctttcttttttttggtttcttgTACTTGCACTTACCTCTCAATACAATTTCTATTTGTTCTCATTACTTCCAGTTCACTTTCGGCAGGGATCCTTCACATCTGTGGCAGCAGAAGGAAAAGTTAGGAGCCAAAAGAGGCGGAAGAAGCAGACACCGCGATTTAATTCTGTCTCGAAGATTGATCGCGTATCCAGGATCGTTTTTCCTCTGCTATTTTTAGTCATTAATTTATTCTACTGGTATTTGTATCTATCAAGGAGCTCCAGGCTGCCAAACTCTTCTAATGATACTTAATAAATTGATTCtgttaaaaaataaagttaCTATTACCTGTTTCATAGCAATTTTATCTGCATTTTAGACCATCCACGATTAAGATGAGACTTAATAAGTTGGCCTTATGTTGTAATATAATTTTCGGTttgatttagaatttctttaatatttccaTAATAATTTTTAGCAAGACAAGTTTGAATTATTTGTAAATTGTTAGCACATTATAAAGTTTcatataagttttttttgcatttctatcttaaaataaactataattagGTAAAATGAGGTTCAACCAAATTTATCCCAATCTCATCAATAAAGCCATACTTATCACAGAAACTTATGAGATGGAGCATCAACATTCATGAATCTGCACATTTCTCCTTCGTCT
Proteins encoded in this window:
- the LOC129804103 gene encoding gamma-aminobutyric acid receptor alpha-like, which translates into the protein MVSFWPLVILLASWTMGQIQLTQRNNHANISDLLDNLLRGYDNSVRPDFGGRPAVIEVDIMVRSMGPISEVDMTYSMDCYFRQSWVDRRLAFHAAQDTLALSISMLARIWKPDTYFYNGKQSYLHTITTPNKFVRLHQDGRVLYSSRLTIKAGCPMNLEDFPMDVQRCPLKFGSFGYTTADVVYRWNQKRQVAIAEDMKLSQFDLVDCPAENVTDTVLHGDTANHSAHKTYVAEYSMLLVNFHLQRHMGNFLIQVYGPCILLVVLSWVSFWLNREATADRVSLGITTVLTMTFLGLEARTDLPKVPYPTALDFFVFLSFAFIFATILQFAVVHYFTKYGSGECYFSAEDFNTDSETESEDETTPLKANGAKGKQTSTVNVSNGANMFEVIPLSVCSIPTTPTKTTRRSFLEILCCRKTIDKDTIYTMTPSTAGTVHFRQGSFTSVAAEGKVRSQKRRKKQTPRFNSVSKIDRVSRIVFPLLFLVINLFYWYLYLSRSSRLPNSSNDT